One window of the Streptomyces sp. TS71-3 genome contains the following:
- a CDS encoding globin, translated as MDGVNEIPRGTLQEQSFYEQVGGEETFRRLVHRFYQGVAEDPLLRPMYPEEDLGPAEERLTLFLIQYWGGPTTYSEQRGHPRLRMRHAPFAVNRDAHDAWLRHMRDAVDELGLSEEHEATLWKYLTYAAASMVNTAG; from the coding sequence ATGGACGGCGTGAATGAGATTCCGCGCGGCACGCTTCAGGAGCAGTCCTTCTACGAGCAGGTCGGGGGCGAGGAGACCTTCCGGCGCCTGGTGCACCGCTTCTATCAGGGCGTCGCCGAGGACCCGTTGCTGCGGCCGATGTACCCGGAGGAGGATCTCGGCCCTGCGGAGGAGCGCCTCACGCTCTTCCTGATCCAGTACTGGGGCGGCCCGACGACGTACAGCGAGCAGCGGGGCCACCCGCGGCTGCGGATGCGGCACGCCCCGTTCGCGGTGAACCGCGACGCCCACGACGCCTGGCTCAGGCACATGCGGGACGCCGTCGACGAACTGGGTCTGAGCGAGGAGCACGAGGCCACGCTCTGGAAGTACCTCACCTACGCGGCCGCCTCCATGGTGAACACGGCCGGCTGA
- a CDS encoding methyltransferase domain-containing protein yields the protein MTSYALDDGLEGLAVAARAALVRQIAAGGAFDDDPALRAAFAEVPRHLFVPYYYVGSESAEGGYERLWGEDPDPGRRAGWLRGAYQDSALATRVRDGELLSSSSQPSLMARMLADLRLDEGHTVLEIGAGTGYNAALLAHRLGDEQVTTVDLDPEITDSARDHLAAAGYRPAVVTGDGTRGCPERAPYDRIIATCTLDDLPRPWLAQCRPGARILTPFATGLVALEAQGPDRAEGRFLPSPAYFVPLRGSSRGAGRRSPAPPSAGRLPRGALEDDSFRFLLVLTEGRLGPREALRVWDREGHPGRERYGITVDGERAWVWLDAPRGPYGYGWEL from the coding sequence ATGACCTCCTACGCCCTCGACGACGGCCTCGAAGGCCTGGCCGTCGCCGCGCGGGCTGCGCTGGTGCGGCAGATCGCGGCCGGCGGAGCCTTCGACGACGATCCGGCCCTGCGCGCGGCGTTCGCGGAGGTGCCCCGGCACCTCTTCGTGCCCTACTACTACGTGGGCTCCGAGAGCGCCGAGGGCGGCTACGAGCGGCTGTGGGGCGAGGACCCGGACCCCGGGCGGCGGGCCGGGTGGCTGCGCGGCGCGTACCAGGACAGCGCGCTGGCCACCCGGGTGCGGGACGGCGAACTGCTCTCGTCCAGCAGCCAGCCGTCCCTGATGGCACGCATGCTCGCCGACCTGCGCCTCGACGAGGGGCACACGGTCCTGGAGATCGGCGCCGGCACCGGCTACAACGCGGCGTTGCTGGCGCACCGGCTCGGCGACGAGCAGGTCACCACGGTGGACCTCGACCCCGAGATCACCGACTCCGCGCGCGACCACCTCGCCGCGGCGGGATACCGTCCGGCCGTCGTCACCGGCGACGGCACGCGCGGCTGCCCCGAGCGCGCCCCCTACGACCGGATCATCGCCACCTGCACGCTGGACGACCTGCCGCGGCCCTGGCTCGCGCAGTGCCGGCCCGGCGCACGGATCCTCACGCCGTTCGCCACGGGCCTCGTCGCGCTGGAGGCGCAGGGGCCCGACCGGGCGGAGGGGCGCTTCCTGCCCTCGCCCGCGTACTTCGTGCCGTTGCGCGGCAGCTCGCGCGGGGCCGGGCGGCGGTCGCCCGCGCCTCCTTCGGCGGGCCGGCTGCCGCGCGGGGCGCTGGAGGACGACTCGTTCCGGTTCCTGCTGGTGCTGACGGAGGGGCGGCTCGGTCCGCGGGAGGCGCTGCGGGTGTGGGACCGGGAGGGGCATCCGGGGCGTGAGCGGTACGGGATCACCGTTGACGGTGAGCGGGCGTGGGTGTGGTTGGACGCGCCGCGGGGGCCGTACGGGTACGGTTGGGAGCTTTGA
- a CDS encoding FHA domain-containing protein, whose amino-acid sequence MLTCPNGHQSRSEDWCEVCGHRMANSVPPPPPPPSAYGYPQAPGPSGPGAGQRETELCPQCHTPREGGAPFCEECRWNFLTNTATSYTPAAPRNMPNTGGPGQGPGGAPPMHFQQSPPAGREPYEYQSSRPSQVNRPAEPLSPGQGSFGGDGGGQAPPPRGPGGPGAPSAGGAPAAFQQQPGGTPPPPSVFPQENGQVPGPPPPPPARGDDDWVISPPAHPAPTAGGPMAPPAPGDQSQPGPPGYRQPGPPPPGVGGPGGPGGPGMPGAPGGYAPPTSWTITIGPDREYFMAMMQRSGPEAAGLNLPAYSPEQQRPLTGERVTIGRRRHSTGDTPDIDLSVPPEDPGVSHQHAMLVKQPDGSWSVVDQNSTNGTTVNGAEDPIQPFVPVPLQDGDRVHVGAWTTITIRRG is encoded by the coding sequence ATGCTGACCTGCCCGAACGGACACCAGTCGCGCTCCGAGGACTGGTGCGAGGTCTGCGGTCACCGCATGGCCAACTCCGTGCCCCCGCCTCCCCCGCCCCCGAGCGCGTACGGCTACCCGCAGGCCCCCGGACCCTCCGGTCCCGGCGCGGGGCAGAGAGAGACGGAGCTCTGCCCGCAGTGCCACACGCCGCGCGAGGGGGGCGCGCCGTTCTGCGAGGAGTGCCGCTGGAACTTCCTGACGAACACGGCGACCTCCTACACCCCCGCGGCCCCGCGCAACATGCCGAACACCGGCGGCCCCGGCCAGGGCCCCGGCGGCGCACCGCCGATGCACTTCCAGCAGTCGCCGCCGGCCGGGCGGGAGCCGTACGAGTACCAGAGCTCGCGGCCCTCGCAGGTGAACCGCCCCGCTGAGCCCCTGAGCCCCGGCCAGGGGTCGTTCGGCGGCGACGGGGGCGGCCAGGCGCCCCCGCCCCGGGGCCCGGGCGGTCCCGGGGCGCCGAGCGCAGGCGGTGCCCCCGCCGCGTTCCAGCAGCAGCCCGGCGGCACGCCACCCCCGCCGTCCGTCTTCCCGCAGGAGAACGGCCAGGTACCCGGCCCGCCCCCGCCTCCGCCCGCGCGCGGCGACGACGACTGGGTGATCTCGCCGCCCGCGCACCCCGCGCCCACGGCAGGCGGCCCGATGGCGCCGCCGGCCCCCGGTGACCAGTCCCAGCCCGGCCCGCCCGGCTACCGGCAGCCCGGCCCCCCGCCGCCCGGTGTCGGCGGTCCTGGCGGTCCCGGCGGTCCCGGTATGCCGGGCGCGCCCGGAGGCTACGCCCCGCCCACCAGCTGGACGATCACGATCGGTCCGGACCGCGAGTACTTCATGGCGATGATGCAGCGCTCGGGTCCCGAGGCGGCGGGCCTCAACCTCCCGGCGTACTCGCCGGAGCAGCAGCGCCCGCTGACCGGCGAGCGCGTCACCATCGGCCGCCGCCGGCACTCCACCGGCGACACCCCGGACATCGACCTCTCGGTCCCCCCGGAGGACCCGGGCGTATCGCACCAGCACGCGATGCTCGTGAAGCAGCCCGACGGCTCCTGGTCGGTCGTCGACCAGAACTCCACCAACGGAACGACGGTCAACGGCGCCGAGGACCCCATCCAGCCCTTCGTCCCCGTCCCCCTCCAGGACGGCGACCGGGTCCACGTCGGAGCGTGGACGACGATCACGATCCGCCGCGGCTAG
- a CDS encoding VWA domain-containing protein: MARFSKTDVPQFAVDVYQNEYLPDGGREVNAIVTVTATGGGTSGAQLAGAGRVPDAAVAVMVDCSGSMDYPPTKMRGAREATAAAVDTLRDGVHFAVIGGTHKATEVYPGAGRLAVADAETREQAKQALRKLTAGGGTAIGTWLRLAERLLSTADVGIRHGILLTDGRNEHESGDELRAALETCAGHFTCDARGVGTDWEVKEVTGIASALLGSADIVADPSGLAEDFTRMMETAMGKEVADVSLRLWTPVGAEVVFVKQVAPAVEELTARRTDASPRAGDYPTGSWGDESRDYHVCVRVPAAGVGQEMLAARAALVIPEDGGTVRTLAQGLVRAVWTDDLAASTSINAQVAHYTGQAELAQVIREGLDARKAGDDYGATAKLGRAVQLAGSLGNEDTAKLLAKVVDVVDVAAGTVRLKARVADADEMTLETRSTKTVRVKKSARKPAP; encoded by the coding sequence ATGGCCAGATTCTCCAAGACCGACGTCCCGCAGTTCGCGGTCGACGTCTACCAGAACGAGTACCTGCCCGACGGCGGCCGCGAGGTCAACGCCATCGTGACGGTCACCGCGACCGGCGGCGGCACCTCGGGCGCGCAGCTTGCCGGCGCGGGGCGGGTACCGGACGCGGCGGTGGCCGTCATGGTGGACTGCTCGGGTTCGATGGACTACCCGCCGACCAAGATGCGGGGCGCCAGGGAGGCGACGGCCGCCGCCGTCGACACCCTGCGCGACGGCGTCCACTTCGCGGTGATCGGCGGTACGCACAAGGCCACGGAGGTCTATCCGGGCGCGGGCCGGCTCGCCGTCGCCGACGCGGAGACCAGGGAGCAGGCCAAGCAGGCGCTGCGGAAGCTCACCGCCGGCGGCGGCACCGCGATCGGCACCTGGCTGCGGCTCGCGGAGCGGCTGCTGTCGACCGCGGACGTCGGCATCCGGCACGGCATCCTGCTCACCGACGGCCGCAACGAACACGAGTCCGGCGACGAGCTGCGCGCCGCCCTGGAGACCTGCGCGGGCCACTTCACCTGCGACGCGCGCGGCGTCGGCACGGACTGGGAGGTCAAGGAGGTCACCGGCATCGCCTCGGCGCTGCTCGGCAGCGCCGACATCGTCGCCGACCCGTCAGGGCTCGCCGAGGACTTCACCCGGATGATGGAGACGGCCATGGGCAAGGAGGTCGCGGACGTCTCGCTGCGGCTGTGGACCCCCGTGGGCGCCGAGGTGGTGTTCGTCAAGCAGGTCGCGCCGGCGGTCGAGGAGCTGACCGCCCGGCGCACCGACGCGTCCCCGCGCGCGGGCGACTATCCGACCGGCTCGTGGGGCGACGAGTCCCGCGACTACCACGTCTGCGTGCGGGTGCCCGCCGCGGGCGTCGGGCAGGAGATGCTCGCCGCCCGCGCGGCCCTGGTGATCCCGGAGGACGGCGGCACGGTGCGGACGCTGGCGCAGGGCCTGGTCCGCGCGGTGTGGACGGACGACCTGGCCGCCTCCACCTCGATCAACGCGCAGGTCGCCCACTACACCGGCCAGGCCGAGCTGGCGCAGGTCATCCGGGAGGGCCTGGACGCCCGCAAGGCGGGGGACGACTACGGCGCGACGGCCAAGCTGGGCCGGGCCGTTCAGCTAGCGGGCTCCCTGGGGAACGAGGACACCGCCAAGCTGCTGGCCAAGGTGGTCGACGTGGTGGATGTCGCGGCGGGTACTGTGCGTCTGAAGGCACGGGTCGCGGATGCGGACGAAATGACCCTGGAGACGAGGTCGACGAAGACGGTCCGCGTGAAGAAGTCGGCGAGGAAGCCGGCACCGTAG
- a CDS encoding protein phosphatase 2C domain-containing protein: MSQMPQSAAGSSCPNPACEEPVESGDRFCGGCGLDLSALWAAADRPTLAVGGVPAERGSAAGGSGATRGAAAQGSAGSAHPGPARPAPYPAVPSPSVDGYAGRAEHGADGEPAPGVDGFWAAAPAASGHSTGPDGASAASVEWPAAPGTEGSEPPAPVHLPSDLPGTDSQGDQLPMGNGLAAHPAVPGQSPVPSPPPAAAAWPASPPAPAAEPDDYELAAPQPPAGSAGMVRDDPPAVGAAGVPADPRTVEDDTLSTPLPDVRLCVFCAAGRIDRDDYCENCGKAQPRERDHIEQELATVAAVSDRGLRHHRNEDAFAVSSTVLQDGAPAVLAVVCDGVSSATRPDDASITASRTATQSLLAALPRGTHPQQAMHEAIIAAADAVNALAEEPATLREQGPNQNAPACTLVGAIVAKDLLIVGWVGDSRAYWVPVDRSAPPARLTEDDSWAAQMVATGLMNEAEAYADERAHAITGWLGADAYELEPHTAAFKPDRPGVVVVCTDGLWNYAEAAGDMASVLPPDAAQRPLAAAQVLVGHALDGGGHDNVTVAVLPFPAPAPGAGSA, from the coding sequence ATGTCGCAGATGCCCCAGTCGGCCGCCGGGTCGAGCTGCCCCAACCCGGCCTGTGAGGAACCGGTCGAGTCGGGCGATCGCTTCTGCGGCGGGTGCGGGCTCGACCTGTCCGCGCTGTGGGCGGCGGCCGACCGGCCCACCCTGGCGGTGGGCGGCGTGCCCGCCGAGCGGGGGTCCGCGGCGGGGGGTTCCGGCGCGACGCGGGGTGCCGCGGCGCAGGGTTCCGCGGGTTCGGCTCACCCCGGGCCCGCCCGGCCCGCGCCGTATCCGGCCGTCCCGTCACCCTCGGTGGACGGGTACGCAGGCCGGGCCGAGCACGGCGCCGACGGGGAGCCGGCACCGGGCGTCGACGGGTTCTGGGCGGCGGCCCCCGCGGCTTCGGGCCACTCCACCGGTCCCGACGGCGCCTCCGCGGCGTCCGTCGAGTGGCCCGCGGCGCCCGGCACCGAGGGTTCGGAGCCCCCCGCGCCGGTGCACCTGCCGAGCGACCTGCCCGGCACCGACTCGCAGGGCGACCAGCTCCCGATGGGGAACGGCTTGGCGGCCCACCCCGCCGTCCCGGGGCAGTCCCCCGTGCCGTCGCCCCCGCCCGCCGCCGCGGCCTGGCCCGCGTCGCCACCGGCCCCCGCCGCCGAGCCGGACGACTACGAACTGGCCGCGCCGCAGCCGCCCGCCGGATCGGCCGGGATGGTCCGGGACGATCCGCCCGCCGTGGGTGCCGCGGGCGTGCCGGCGGATCCGCGCACCGTCGAGGACGACACGCTGTCCACGCCCCTGCCGGACGTCCGGCTCTGCGTCTTCTGCGCCGCGGGCCGGATCGACCGGGACGACTACTGCGAGAACTGCGGCAAGGCCCAGCCCCGCGAGCGCGACCACATCGAGCAGGAGCTCGCCACGGTGGCCGCCGTCAGCGACCGCGGCCTCAGGCACCACCGCAACGAGGACGCGTTCGCGGTGTCGTCGACCGTGCTCCAGGACGGCGCGCCGGCCGTGCTCGCCGTCGTCTGCGACGGTGTGTCGTCGGCGACCCGTCCGGACGACGCCTCCATCACCGCGTCCCGTACCGCCACCCAGTCGCTGCTCGCGGCGCTGCCCCGCGGCACGCACCCCCAGCAGGCCATGCACGAGGCGATCATCGCCGCGGCGGACGCCGTCAACGCCCTGGCCGAAGAGCCCGCGACGCTCCGCGAGCAGGGCCCGAACCAGAACGCCCCGGCCTGCACGCTGGTCGGCGCGATCGTCGCGAAGGACCTCCTGATCGTCGGCTGGGTCGGCGACAGCCGCGCGTACTGGGTGCCGGTGGACCGCAGCGCGCCCCCGGCCCGGCTCACCGAGGACGACTCCTGGGCGGCCCAGATGGTCGCCACCGGGCTGATGAACGAGGCCGAGGCCTACGCCGACGAGCGCGCCCACGCCATCACGGGCTGGCTCGGCGCCGACGCCTACGAGCTGGAGCCGCACACCGCCGCCTTCAAGCCCGACCGGCCGGGCGTGGTCGTGGTGTGCACGGACGGCCTGTGGAACTACGCGGAGGCGGCCGGCGACATGGCGTCCGTCCTGCCGCCGGACGCCGCGCAGCGCCCGCTGGCCGCAGCCCAGGTCCTGGTCGGCCACGCCCTCGACGGCGGCGGCCACGACAACGTAACAGTGGCCGTACTGCCGTTCCCGGCTCCGGCGCCAGGGGCAGGATCGGCCTGA
- a CDS encoding serine/threonine-protein kinase, whose amino-acid sequence MSGGACQRPDCSGAYEDVGGGELYCDTCGLAPVVSANGMVGSSPTGIAGQPRGGGEGPSSGSTADGSGGSSASAHSARSARSGTGRSARSATSRRSVSGRLSRSLTGDTTARSVSVRSSGSGAGGSARGRLGAGLVAVPEVPRPDPRAMVLERPEVPERKRFCSRTDCGAPVGRPRGERPGRTEGFCTKCGHPYSFVPKLQPGDIVHGQYEVAGCLAHGGLGWIYLAVDRAVSDRWVVLKGLLDTGDQDAMAAAISERRFLAEIEHSNIVRIYNFVEHLDQRTGSMDGYIVMEYVGGKSLKEIANGRRTTDGRRDPLPVEQACAYGIETLEALGHLHSRNLLYCDFKVDNAIQTEDQLKLIDMGAVRRMDDEESAIFGTVGYQAPEVAEVGPSVASDLYTVARTLAVLTFDFQGYTNVFVDSLPDPDNIDVFRDYESFYRLLVRATDPDPARRFASAEEMAEQLTGVLREVVALQTGRPRPALSTLFGPELKVTDTELFKEASPEVSRFGLRPLPAPRRSAAVASVAGTAAVAAGPAPGGAPALAPVTGAQAQEALAAGLPPAPPPPTPLAGPSGSGPVSLGSAIAGAAALALPIPRVDANDPNAGFLAGLIASAPSELISALRTAPAGSLELRLRELRARLEMGELASAAAALDALERDHASDWRVVWYQGVVALATGDHARAALSFDAVYDAFPGEPAPKIALGICAEVLGQLDNAAEYYRLVWTTDPSYVSAAFGLARVRFAAGDRSGAVRTLESVPESSIHYTAARVAAVRARLRHRLGAPHDAPGGDPSFLADLTAAAGQVESLVAFGLDAVRRELLSTEVLGTALDWVLSGSQGSAPPRGGGRPVLLGSELDERGLRLGLERSYRTLARLTDSRKERIELVERANRLRPRTLV is encoded by the coding sequence ATGAGCGGTGGGGCCTGCCAGCGGCCGGACTGCTCCGGCGCCTACGAGGACGTGGGCGGCGGGGAGCTGTACTGCGACACCTGCGGTCTGGCGCCGGTGGTGTCGGCCAACGGCATGGTGGGGTCCTCGCCGACCGGCATCGCGGGGCAGCCCAGGGGCGGCGGCGAGGGTCCTTCGAGCGGCTCGACGGCAGACGGGTCGGGCGGGTCGTCCGCTTCGGCGCACTCGGCCCGCTCAGCGCGTTCCGGCACGGGACGGTCCGCCCGCTCGGCGACCTCCCGTAGATCGGTCTCGGGGCGCCTGTCGCGGTCGCTGACCGGGGACACGACGGCCCGTTCGGTGTCGGTGCGCAGCTCCGGCTCCGGTGCCGGCGGCTCGGCGCGCGGCAGGCTGGGCGCGGGCCTGGTGGCGGTTCCGGAGGTGCCGCGGCCCGACCCGCGCGCGATGGTGCTCGAACGCCCCGAGGTGCCGGAGCGCAAGCGGTTCTGCTCGCGCACGGACTGCGGTGCCCCGGTGGGCCGGCCGCGCGGCGAGCGCCCGGGGCGCACGGAGGGGTTCTGCACCAAGTGCGGGCACCCGTACTCGTTCGTTCCGAAGCTCCAGCCCGGCGACATCGTGCACGGCCAGTACGAGGTGGCGGGCTGCCTGGCGCACGGCGGCCTCGGCTGGATCTACCTCGCGGTGGACCGGGCCGTATCCGACCGCTGGGTGGTGCTCAAGGGCCTGCTGGACACCGGCGACCAGGACGCGATGGCCGCCGCGATCTCCGAGCGGCGGTTCCTGGCGGAGATCGAGCACTCCAACATCGTGCGGATCTACAACTTCGTCGAGCACCTGGACCAGCGCACCGGCTCCATGGACGGCTACATCGTCATGGAGTACGTCGGCGGCAAGTCGCTCAAGGAGATCGCCAACGGCCGGCGCACCACGGACGGCAGGCGCGATCCGCTCCCCGTCGAGCAGGCCTGCGCCTACGGCATCGAGACCCTGGAAGCCCTCGGCCACCTGCACAGCCGCAACCTTCTGTACTGCGACTTCAAGGTCGACAACGCCATCCAGACGGAGGACCAGCTCAAGCTGATCGACATGGGCGCGGTACGGCGGATGGACGACGAGGAGTCGGCCATCTTCGGCACGGTCGGCTACCAGGCCCCCGAGGTCGCCGAGGTGGGCCCGTCGGTCGCCTCCGACCTGTACACGGTCGCGCGCACCCTCGCCGTCCTCACGTTCGACTTCCAGGGCTACACCAACGTCTTCGTGGACTCCCTCCCGGACCCGGACAACATCGACGTCTTCCGCGACTACGAGTCCTTCTACCGCCTGCTGGTGCGCGCCACCGACCCGGACCCGGCCCGCAGGTTCGCCTCCGCGGAGGAGATGGCGGAGCAGCTCACGGGCGTGCTGCGGGAGGTCGTCGCGTTGCAGACCGGCCGGCCGCGGCCCGCGCTGTCCACGCTCTTCGGGCCCGAGTTGAAGGTCACCGACACCGAGCTCTTCAAGGAGGCCTCGCCCGAGGTGTCCCGGTTCGGCCTGCGCCCGCTGCCCGCGCCGCGCAGGAGCGCGGCCGTGGCGTCCGTGGCCGGCACCGCCGCGGTGGCAGCGGGCCCGGCGCCCGGCGGCGCGCCCGCCCTGGCACCGGTCACCGGCGCCCAGGCCCAGGAGGCCCTCGCGGCCGGGCTGCCGCCGGCGCCACCGCCGCCCACGCCCCTGGCGGGGCCTTCGGGTTCGGGACCGGTCTCCCTCGGCAGCGCCATCGCCGGCGCCGCCGCGCTGGCCCTGCCGATCCCCCGGGTCGACGCGAACGACCCGAACGCCGGCTTCCTGGCCGGACTCATCGCGTCCGCCCCCAGCGAGCTGATCAGCGCGCTGCGCACCGCCCCCGCGGGCTCCCTGGAGCTGCGCCTGCGCGAGCTGCGCGCCCGTCTGGAGATGGGGGAACTGGCCTCCGCCGCGGCCGCCCTGGACGCCCTGGAGCGCGACCACGCGAGCGACTGGCGCGTCGTCTGGTACCAGGGCGTGGTGGCGCTGGCGACCGGCGACCACGCCCGCGCGGCGCTCTCCTTCGACGCCGTCTACGACGCCTTCCCCGGCGAGCCCGCGCCCAAGATCGCCCTGGGCATCTGCGCGGAGGTGCTCGGCCAGCTCGACAACGCCGCCGAGTACTACCGGCTGGTGTGGACGACCGACCCGAGCTACGTCAGCGCGGCGTTCGGCCTCGCCCGGGTGCGGTTCGCGGCCGGCGACCGCAGCGGGGCCGTGCGCACGCTGGAGTCCGTGCCGGAGTCGTCGATCCACTACACGGCCGCCCGGGTGGCCGCGGTCCGGGCCAGGCTCCGGCACCGGCTCGGGGCACCGCACGACGCGCCCGGCGGCGACCCCTCGTTCCTGGCGGACCTGACGGCGGCGGCCGGCCAGGTGGAATCCCTGGTGGCGTTCGGTCTCGACGCGGTCCGCAGAGAACTGCTGTCGACCGAGGTTCTGGGGACGGCCCTCGACTGGGTACTCTCCGGTAGCCAAGGTTCCGCCCCGCCCCGCGGTGGCGGAAGACCCGTGCTGCTCGGCAGCGAACTGGACGAGCGTGGCCTGCGTTTGGGCCTGGAACGCTCGTACCGGACGCTCGCCCGGCTCACGGACAGCCGCAAGGAGCGGATCGAACTGGTGGAGCGGGCCAACCGCCTCCGCCCCCGGACGTTGGTGTGA